One Salvia splendens isolate huo1 chromosome 12, SspV2, whole genome shotgun sequence genomic window carries:
- the LOC121758279 gene encoding bicyclogermacrene synthase-like, with product MEMCPPHVSAMKNGKSLDEIRKSATFHPSIWGDFFLKYDSDSVNTNITDAEQRELAKQKEMVRKMLSQTPDDSTRKLELIDEIQRLGVEYHFTTEIEESLKYIHDSYMQQNCKDNDDLRIVALRFRLLRQQGYSVPCDVFSKFTDGEGNYEASLQNDVEGLLNLYEAAHLLTHGEGILDNAIEFCSYNLQASLHKLADVSLSKRVNEALEMPNRWSLTRLGARKFISAYQKDESHNEILLNFAKLDFNLLQKLHQRELSDATRWWKKLDVVNKMPHARDRIAELYLWVLGVFFEPCYAKARRILLKCISMASIADDTYEYATLDELRILTEAIQRWDVNETLENSPPYIQMLYRSLIKTYTEIEDEMEKTGESYRVQYAKQEMKKLLQSYFDEVIWLYNDNYIPTLEEYLKVSVVSGGYMMLSTTSLVGMGDDQVTKKDFDWIVNEPLIDRASALLARLLDDLVGDEYEEKPSSIHCYMTQYGMSEDDARAQIKQQMKNAWKDMNQECLEPTPVSMPILMRVINLARAAQLIYSNGDCYTDPNKAKEWVKLLLIEAVPI from the exons ATGGAAATGTGTCCACCACATGTTTCTGCAATGAAGAATGGCAAAAGCTTAGATGAAATTCGTAAATCTGCCACATTTCATCCTTCCATTTGGGGAGACTTCTTTCTCAAATATGATTCTGATTCTGTTAACACG AACATCACTGATGCTGAGCAAAGAGAACTCGCAAAGCAAAAAGAAATGGTCAGGAAAATGCTCTCTCAAACTCCAGACGATTCAACGCGTAAACTGGAACTCATCGATGAGATCCAGCGCCTGGGAGTGGAATACCATTTCACTACAGAAATTGAGGAATCCTTGAAATATATTCATGACAGTTACATGCAGCAAAACTGCAAAGACAATGATGATCTACGCATCGTAGCTCTTCGCTTTCGTTTGCTTAGACAACAAGGCTACAGCGTTCCATGCG ATGTGTTTTCCAAATTCACTGACGGTGAAGGAAATTATGAGGCGTCGTTGCAAAACGACGTTGAAGGATTGCTGAACTTGTACGAGGCGGCCCATCTTTTGACACACGGCGAAGGGATTCTTGACAATGCAATAGAGTTCTGTTCGTATAATCTTCAAGCTTCACTCCACAAGTTGGCTgatgtttctctctctaaacgAGTCAACGAAGCTCTGGAGATGCCAAACCGTTGGAGTCTCACAAGATTGGGTGCCAGAAAGTTCATATCTGCATACCAAAAAGACGAGTCACATAATGAAATACTGCTGAATTTTGCAAAATTGGATTTCAACCTATTGCAGAAATTGCACCAGAGAGAGCTCAGTGATGCTACAAG gtgGTGGAAGAAATTGGACGTAGTGAATAAAATGCCGCATGCAAGAGATAGGATTGCTGAATTGTACTTGTGGGTGTTAGGAGTCTTCTTTGAGCCATGCTATGCTAAAGCAAGAAGAATATTATTGAAATGCATTTCGATGGCTTCCATCGCCGACGATACATATGAATATGCAACACTAGATGAACTACGGATTCTAACAGAAGCTATTCAACG TTGGGATGTTAATGAGACATTGGAGAATTCACCGCCATACATCCAAATGTTATACAGAAGCCTTATCAAAACATACACTGAAATAGAAGACGAAATGGAGAAAACGGGAGAATCATACCGCGTCcaatatgcaaagcaagaa ATGAAAAAGTTACTACAGTCATATTTTGACGAGGTGATATGGTTGTATAATGATAATTATATTCCAACTCTCGAAGAGTATTTGAAGGTCTCCGTAGTATCCGGTGGTTACATGATGTTGTCCACAACTTCTTTGGTTGGTATGGGAGATGACCAAGTTACCAAAAAAGATTTCGATTGGATTGTAAATGAACCTCTAATAGATCGAGCATCGGCATTATTAGCTCGATTGTTGGATGACTTAGTTGGAGATGAG TATGAGGAGAAGCCGTCGTCAATACACTGTTACATGACACAATATGGAATGTCAGAGGATGATGCTCGTGCTCAAATCAAACAACAAATGAAGAATGCATGGAAAGATATGAATCAAGAATGCCTTGAGCCGACACCGGTATCCATGCCAATCCTCATGCGCGTTATCAATCTGGCTCGAGCTGCCCAACTTATCTATTCCAATGGGGATTGCTATACCGATCCCAACAAAGCCAAAGAGTGGGTGAAGCTGTTACTTATCGAGGCCGTTCCAATTTGA